The following coding sequences are from one uncultured Cohaesibacter sp. window:
- the ggt gene encoding gamma-glutamyltransferase: MRNFQVPGRSPVFAEQGVCATSHPIASAVAISILQKGGNAVDAAVAAGATLCVVEPHMTGIGGDCFAIVAEADGQVFGYNGSGRSAKAAVTDWFIYQGIDEISEDSIHAVTVPGALKCWEHLVQTHGRLGFDEVLAPAIDYAERGVAAAPRVATDWAKLAEGLKNDPGAAKHFLIGDRAPLVGERYSLPALGQTLRKVAENGSDAFYYGEIAAEISALVRGYGGLLTEEDMAGISCDPVVPVKASYRGVDVLELPPNGQGITALTLLKILEQFDLAGLDPHGAERHHLQLEAGRLAYAMRDAFIAAPEHMAVDVETLVSEAYASELARSISPLRRNDALPSVVPSQSDTIYLTVADSEGRAISFINSVYRGFGARVCTKKSGVMLQNRGACFVVDPGHPNCIDGGKRPLHTIIPAMALKAGKPWLSFGVMGGAYQAQGHAQVISNMVDFGMDPQEALDCERVFWNDSGTIAAEDGLSEEAYQALAAMGHPMMRAKTPHGGGQVIEINRDTKIYQAASDPRKDGLAIGF; the protein is encoded by the coding sequence TTGAGAAATTTTCAAGTTCCCGGGCGTTCTCCGGTCTTCGCAGAACAAGGCGTATGCGCCACCTCTCACCCGATTGCCAGCGCTGTGGCCATCTCTATTTTGCAAAAGGGTGGCAATGCGGTTGATGCGGCTGTGGCTGCGGGTGCAACGCTTTGTGTGGTTGAACCGCATATGACCGGTATCGGTGGTGACTGTTTTGCTATTGTTGCTGAAGCAGATGGACAGGTCTTTGGCTATAATGGATCTGGTCGTTCCGCAAAAGCGGCGGTGACCGACTGGTTCATTTATCAAGGGATTGATGAAATTTCCGAAGATAGCATTCATGCCGTGACTGTGCCTGGTGCCTTGAAATGCTGGGAGCACCTTGTGCAAACCCATGGTCGCTTGGGGTTTGACGAGGTTCTGGCTCCCGCGATCGATTATGCCGAACGCGGCGTTGCCGCCGCACCGCGTGTTGCTACAGATTGGGCCAAGCTTGCTGAAGGGCTCAAGAATGACCCCGGTGCGGCAAAGCATTTTCTGATTGGTGACAGAGCTCCGCTAGTGGGTGAGCGTTATAGTCTGCCTGCTCTTGGCCAGACCTTGCGCAAAGTGGCAGAAAATGGTTCTGACGCTTTCTATTACGGTGAGATTGCAGCGGAAATTTCTGCGCTTGTTCGGGGTTATGGCGGTCTCTTGACCGAAGAGGATATGGCGGGAATTTCCTGTGATCCTGTCGTGCCAGTGAAAGCTTCCTATCGTGGGGTAGATGTTCTGGAATTGCCGCCAAATGGGCAGGGTATTACTGCTTTGACGCTCTTGAAGATCCTTGAACAGTTTGATTTGGCCGGGCTCGATCCGCATGGTGCTGAGCGGCATCATTTGCAATTGGAGGCCGGGCGGCTGGCCTACGCGATGCGCGATGCCTTTATTGCTGCGCCGGAGCATATGGCTGTTGATGTCGAAACGCTGGTTTCTGAGGCTTATGCCAGTGAGTTGGCGCGCAGCATCTCTCCTTTGAGGCGAAATGATGCGCTGCCATCGGTTGTCCCGTCCCAATCTGATACAATTTATTTAACGGTTGCAGACAGTGAGGGGCGCGCCATCTCCTTTATCAATTCCGTCTATCGTGGCTTTGGTGCGCGGGTCTGTACCAAGAAAAGTGGCGTGATGTTGCAAAATCGTGGTGCCTGCTTTGTGGTGGATCCCGGCCATCCCAATTGTATTGATGGCGGAAAGAGGCCTTTGCATACCATCATTCCTGCCATGGCCCTCAAGGCTGGCAAGCCGTGGCTGTCATTTGGGGTCATGGGGGGCGCTTATCAGGCGCAAGGTCATGCTCAGGTCATCTCCAATATGGTTGATTTTGGCATGGACCCTCAAGAGGCTCTGGATTGCGAGAGGGTGTTCTGGAATGACAGCGGCACCATTGCTGCCGAGGATGGTCTTTCCGAAGAAGCCTATCAGGCTCTCGCCGCCATGGGGCACCCGATGATGCGGGCGAAGACACCGCATGGTGGTGGGCAAGTAATTGAAATAAATAGGGATACCAAGATCTATCAGGCAGCCTCTGATCCTCGCAAGGATGGCTTGGCGATAGGTTTTTAG
- a CDS encoding GGDEF and EAL domain-containing protein, with product METSSSRTKADMQARDILTSIGEVVYDWQAASDRLRWSNNAFDVLQTDILSVFPNGKSYTDLITPDTLTARYRAIFGSGKSDDGEGVPFECIYCLAPLGFENELRLWVEESGRWFADGTGRADRVHGIIRVVNEEQHREQRLRFLSQFDALTGLFNRSVFLDQLQQTLEQCKQKGKDACFLIAHIDNFRVVNEAYGFDVADQVICEVARRIARRLRDGDLVGRISGTKFGLLINNCSEKEMAAAAERFLDAAREELIITDAGSVHVTLTMGGVYLGEGVEDLRQAEICALDALDRAKSHSRGTFRSFHAKPFALEERQQKIRMSDEVITALNERRIDLAFQPVVDARSGEVAFHEVLVRVDDRDGKPIPADSFVQYAEQLGLGAMLDHRVLEMTLDLLFSHEEARLSMNVSPDIGCDKEWMCYLKARLVSNPDVAKRLMIEIAERSTLDNPEAAADFVKSLKELGIRVAIDDFGAGYTSFQHLQKLDADMVKITGSLMHDIAENSQNRAIVRMFAELASELGFEVVAKWVVSAEVADLLAPLKIAYLQGFHFGEPVRTIPWKQDDTQASTK from the coding sequence TTGGAAACTTCATCTTCCCGAACCAAAGCAGATATGCAGGCGCGCGATATTCTCACTTCCATCGGCGAAGTGGTGTATGACTGGCAAGCGGCCAGCGATCGCCTGCGTTGGAGCAACAATGCCTTTGATGTGCTGCAGACCGACATTCTATCTGTTTTCCCGAACGGCAAATCTTATACTGATCTCATTACTCCGGACACGTTGACCGCTCGCTACAGGGCTATTTTCGGTTCTGGAAAAAGCGACGATGGTGAAGGGGTGCCATTCGAATGTATCTACTGTCTGGCCCCTCTTGGTTTTGAGAATGAGCTAAGGCTCTGGGTTGAGGAAAGTGGCCGGTGGTTTGCCGATGGTACGGGGCGTGCAGACCGCGTGCATGGCATCATCCGCGTTGTCAATGAAGAGCAGCACCGCGAGCAGCGTTTGCGCTTTCTGTCCCAATTTGATGCTTTGACTGGCCTGTTCAATCGTTCGGTCTTTCTGGATCAACTGCAGCAGACGCTTGAGCAGTGTAAGCAAAAGGGCAAGGACGCCTGTTTCCTGATTGCGCATATCGACAATTTTCGGGTTGTGAACGAGGCCTATGGTTTTGATGTGGCCGATCAGGTGATCTGTGAAGTGGCCCGACGCATCGCGCGGCGTTTGCGTGACGGCGATCTGGTCGGACGAATATCGGGCACCAAGTTTGGCCTTTTGATCAACAATTGTTCCGAAAAGGAAATGGCTGCGGCGGCGGAACGTTTTCTGGATGCCGCACGCGAAGAGCTGATCATTACCGATGCCGGCTCGGTTCATGTCACCTTGACGATGGGCGGGGTTTATCTCGGCGAAGGGGTTGAGGATCTGCGGCAGGCCGAGATTTGTGCTCTTGATGCTCTGGATCGGGCCAAGAGCCATAGCCGTGGCACATTCCGTTCCTTCCATGCCAAGCCATTTGCGCTGGAAGAACGGCAGCAGAAAATCCGCATGTCTGATGAGGTGATTACCGCTTTGAACGAGCGGCGGATCGATCTCGCCTTTCAGCCGGTTGTTGATGCGCGTTCCGGCGAAGTCGCCTTTCATGAAGTGCTCGTGCGCGTGGATGATCGCGATGGCAAGCCCATTCCGGCAGACAGCTTTGTGCAATATGCCGAGCAACTTGGTCTCGGGGCAATGCTTGATCATCGCGTTCTTGAGATGACACTTGATCTTTTGTTCAGTCATGAAGAGGCACGGTTGAGCATGAATGTCTCACCCGACATCGGGTGCGACAAGGAGTGGATGTGCTATCTGAAGGCTCGGCTTGTCAGTAATCCCGATGTGGCCAAACGCTTGATGATCGAGATTGCAGAGCGCTCGACACTGGACAATCCTGAAGCGGCTGCCGACTTTGTCAAATCACTCAAGGAACTGGGTATCCGGGTTGCCATCGATGATTTCGGGGCTGGCTACACATCCTTTCAGCATCTGCAAAAGCTGGATGCAGACATGGTCAAGATTACGGGCAGCCTGATGCATGATATCGCAGAGAACAGCCAGAACCGCGCTATCGTGCGCATGTTTGCAGAGCTGGCGAGCGAGTTGGGCTTTGAAGTGGTCGCCAAGTGGGTTGTCAGTGCAGAGGTGGCTGATTTGCTGGCGCCGCTCAAGATCGCCTATTTGCAAGGGTTCCACTTTGGTGAGCCCGTCAGGACAATTCCTTGGAAACAGGATGATACACAGGCCAGCACGAAATAG
- the phaR gene encoding polyhydroxyalkanoate synthesis repressor PhaR — translation MTKQAEQTVIKKYANRRLYNTGTSTYVTLEDLSDMVKAEEDFVVYDAKSGEDITRSVLTQIIFEHENKGQHLLPIAFLRQLIRFYGDSMQNLVPSYLDFTMKNLAKDQESLRKKMTESFGNSAMEAMEEQVRRNSEIFENAMKMFMPFGSTAQPQKKEPEPTKPSELELLKDQIADMQRTISELVDRSNGR, via the coding sequence ATGACGAAACAAGCAGAACAGACTGTCATAAAAAAATATGCAAACCGCAGATTATACAACACCGGCACCAGCACCTATGTGACCCTTGAAGATCTCTCCGACATGGTAAAAGCCGAGGAAGATTTTGTCGTCTACGACGCCAAAAGCGGCGAGGACATAACCCGCTCCGTCCTGACACAAATTATCTTCGAACACGAAAACAAGGGACAACATCTGCTTCCCATTGCCTTCCTGCGTCAATTGATCCGCTTCTACGGGGATTCGATGCAAAATCTGGTGCCGAGTTATCTCGATTTCACGATGAAAAATCTTGCCAAGGATCAGGAAAGCCTGAGAAAGAAGATGACAGAATCCTTCGGCAATTCGGCAATGGAAGCAATGGAGGAACAGGTTCGGCGAAACTCGGAAATCTTCGAGAATGCCATGAAAATGTTCATGCCCTTTGGCAGCACCGCGCAGCCACAAAAGAAAGAGCCAGAACCAACCAAGCCTAGCGAACTTGAACTGCTAAAAGATCAGATTGCAGATATGCAGAGAACCATTTCAGAATTGGTGGACCGGAGCAACGGTCGCTAA
- the phbB gene encoding acetoacetyl-CoA reductase has product MSKVAVVTGGTRGIGEAISIALKEAGYFVAANYGGNDERARAFTERTGIKAYKWDVGDYEACKAGLKWVEEDLGIIDIVVNNAGITRDGMLHKMEIDQWHEVINVNLNSMYYMTKPIIDEMRARGHGRIINISSINGQKGQMGQTNYSAAKAGVIGFTKALAQEVARKGVTVNCICPGYIDTDMVSAVPEKVLESIVANIPVGRLGQAEEIAALVSFLASEQAGFITGSVMTINGGQYMANG; this is encoded by the coding sequence ATGTCCAAGGTTGCTGTTGTAACTGGTGGAACAAGAGGAATTGGTGAAGCGATATCTATCGCTTTGAAGGAGGCTGGCTATTTTGTTGCTGCCAATTATGGTGGTAATGACGAAAGAGCACGAGCTTTTACAGAACGCACTGGCATCAAGGCCTACAAGTGGGATGTCGGCGACTATGAGGCGTGCAAGGCTGGTCTGAAGTGGGTTGAGGAAGATCTGGGGATCATCGACATTGTGGTTAACAATGCGGGGATTACGCGAGACGGCATGTTGCACAAGATGGAGATTGACCAGTGGCATGAGGTCATCAATGTCAATCTCAACTCCATGTATTACATGACCAAGCCAATCATTGATGAAATGCGGGCTCGCGGGCATGGGCGCATCATCAATATCTCCTCGATCAACGGTCAGAAGGGACAGATGGGGCAGACCAACTACTCTGCCGCCAAGGCCGGTGTTATCGGCTTTACCAAGGCGCTGGCGCAGGAAGTTGCGCGCAAGGGCGTTACGGTAAACTGCATTTGCCCAGGTTATATCGATACGGACATGGTGTCTGCCGTGCCTGAAAAGGTGCTGGAAAGCATCGTGGCCAATATTCCTGTTGGGCGTCTGGGGCAGGCCGAAGAAATAGCCGCGCTGGTTTCCTTTTTGGCCTCCGAGCAGGCTGGCTTCATAACCGGGTCGGTCATGACGATCAACGGTGGCCAGTATATGGCGAACGGCTAA
- a CDS encoding EamA family transporter: MSPRLVATLIGFTAILMWSLLAVFTVWSGTVPPFQLTAISFVVGGLVGLISWIKRPGAIRVLRQPWPVWCLGVLGIFGYHAAYYFALRMAPPVEAGLVNYLWPLLIVVFSSFLPGERLRWFHAGGALLGLAGAVLVVSKGRAISIDPQYLTGYAAALFAAVVWSSYSVLSRRFANVPTDIVVGFCFVAAALSTVAHLLFETTVWPDTPLQWLATIGLGLGPAGGAFYVWDYGVKHGDIQVLGASAYAAPLLSTGLLILAGISDFTVIIGIAALLITCGAILASKDMLFGSKRKRDLPLGDEAVH, encoded by the coding sequence ATGTCCCCTCGTCTCGTTGCAACACTGATTGGCTTTACGGCCATTTTGATGTGGTCTCTTCTTGCAGTCTTTACGGTGTGGAGCGGAACGGTGCCGCCCTTCCAATTGACTGCCATTTCCTTTGTGGTTGGCGGGTTGGTCGGCTTGATTAGCTGGATCAAGCGGCCGGGGGCTATTCGTGTGTTGCGTCAGCCTTGGCCGGTCTGGTGTCTTGGCGTTCTGGGGATCTTTGGCTACCACGCAGCCTATTATTTTGCCCTGCGTATGGCACCTCCTGTTGAAGCGGGATTGGTCAACTATCTCTGGCCGTTGCTGATCGTTGTTTTTTCTTCTTTTCTTCCGGGGGAACGATTGCGCTGGTTTCATGCTGGAGGCGCGTTGCTCGGTTTGGCCGGGGCAGTGCTTGTGGTCTCCAAGGGACGAGCCATTTCCATTGATCCGCAATATCTGACCGGTTACGCCGCAGCCTTGTTTGCTGCTGTGGTCTGGTCCAGCTATTCTGTGCTTTCCCGTCGTTTTGCCAACGTGCCAACGGATATTGTTGTGGGCTTTTGCTTTGTGGCGGCAGCGCTTAGCACTGTGGCGCATTTGTTGTTCGAAACGACGGTTTGGCCGGATACACCGCTGCAATGGCTTGCGACCATCGGGCTGGGGCTTGGCCCTGCCGGAGGGGCGTTCTATGTCTGGGATTATGGTGTCAAGCACGGCGATATTCAGGTGCTGGGGGCCTCGGCCTATGCAGCGCCGCTGCTTTCGACGGGTCTTCTTATTCTTGCCGGTATCTCTGATTTCACCGTGATTATCGGCATCGCAGCGCTGCTTATCACCTGTGGTGCCATTCTGGCGTCAAAAGACATGCTGTTTGGTTCCAAGCGGAAGCGAGACCTGCCGCTTGGCGATGAAGCTGTGCATTGA
- a CDS encoding metal ABC transporter permease has translation MRQETVIAKWTSITIANMKGTTMLDDFFVRALLGGVGIALVSGPLGCFIVWRRMAYFGETMSHAALLGIALSLMMNMFPFWGVFAVSIAIALALYGLEKLDRLSSDTLLGILSHASLSIGLIALGFMAWLRIDVMTLLFGDILSITRSDLALIWGGGILVLGLLLLHWRSLLASTVSYDIASAEGLPTRRANLVFILLIALVIAVAMKLIGALLITSLLIIPAASARQFARSPEMMAILAALMACLSAIIGLNMSMLWDSNPGPSIVLGAFLLFLVSLVIAPLVRAMRTR, from the coding sequence ATGAGACAGGAAACTGTGATTGCGAAATGGACCAGCATCACCATTGCGAACATGAAGGGCACAACCATGCTGGATGATTTCTTTGTACGCGCCCTGCTTGGCGGCGTTGGCATCGCTCTCGTATCGGGACCTCTTGGTTGCTTTATCGTTTGGCGTCGCATGGCCTATTTCGGCGAAACCATGTCCCACGCAGCCCTGTTGGGCATCGCCCTCAGTCTGATGATGAACATGTTTCCATTTTGGGGTGTTTTTGCGGTATCCATCGCCATCGCGCTGGCGCTTTACGGCCTTGAAAAGCTGGACCGGCTTTCAAGCGACACCCTGTTGGGCATCCTCTCCCACGCCTCGCTATCGATCGGCCTCATCGCCCTTGGCTTCATGGCCTGGTTGCGCATAGACGTAATGACTCTTCTATTTGGCGACATTCTCTCGATCACCAGAAGCGATCTTGCCCTCATCTGGGGAGGAGGCATCCTTGTGTTGGGGCTCTTGCTGCTACATTGGCGCAGCCTGCTCGCATCAACCGTGAGCTACGACATAGCCTCAGCCGAAGGCCTACCAACCAGAAGAGCAAACTTGGTGTTCATTCTGCTGATTGCCTTGGTCATCGCGGTAGCCATGAAGCTCATCGGTGCCTTGTTGATTACCTCCCTGCTGATCATTCCGGCAGCCAGCGCCAGGCAATTTGCGCGCAGTCCTGAAATGATGGCAATCCTCGCAGCGCTGATGGCCTGCCTCTCCGCCATTATAGGCCTGAACATGTCGATGCTGTGGGATTCCAATCCCGGCCCATCAATCGTGCTGGGCGCGTTCCTGTTGTTCCTCGTATCGTTGGTTATCGCACCATTGGTACGCGCCATGCGTACGCGCTAA